A stretch of Strix aluco isolate bStrAlu1 chromosome 16, bStrAlu1.hap1, whole genome shotgun sequence DNA encodes these proteins:
- the MED19 gene encoding mediator of RNA polymerase II transcription subunit 19 produces MENFSALFGGAEPPPAAAAAAALGFGPAKAPGAGAAPPPAAAAPPPGEDAARKAAGGPFYLLRELPGTTELTGSTNLITHYNLEHAYNKFCGKKVKEKLSNFLPDLPGMIDLPGSHDNSSLRSLIEKPPICGSSFTPLTGTMLTGFRLHAGPLPEQCRLMHIQPPKKKNKHKHKQSRTQDPVPPETPSDSDHKKKKKKKEEDPERKRKKKEKKKKKNRHSPEHPGVGSSQASSSSSLR; encoded by the exons ATGGAGAATTTCTCGGCGCTGTTCGGCGGGGccgagccgccgcccgccgccgccgccgccgccgccctgggCTTCGGGCCCGCCAAGGCGCCGGGCGctggggccgcgccgccccccgccgccgccgcgccgccgccgggcgaGGACGCGGCCCGCAAGGCCGCCGGCGGCCCCTTCTACCTGCTGCGGGAGCTGCCAG GCACCACGGAGCTGACAGGCAGCACCAACCTGATCACGCACTACAACCTGGAGCACGCCTACAACAAGTTCTGCGGCAAGAAGGTGAAGGAGAAGCTCAGCAACTTCCTCCCCGACCTGCCCGGCATGATCGACCTGCCCGGCTCCCATGACAACAGCAGCCTGCGCTCCCTCATCGAGAAGCCCCCCATCTGCGGCAGCTCCTTCACCCCCCTCACCGGCACCATGCTGACCGGCTTCCGCCTCCACGCCGGCCCG CTGCCCGAGCAGTGCCGGCTGATGCACATCCAGCCGCCCAAGAAGAAGAACAAGCACAAGCACAAGCAGAGCCGCACCCAGGATCCCGTCCCCCCAG AAACCCCCTCGGACTCCGaccacaagaagaaaaagaagaaaaaagaggaggatcCAGAacggaagaggaagaagaaagagaagaagaaaaagaag AACCGGCACAGCCCGGAGCACCCGGGGGTGGGCAGCTcccaggccagcagcagcagcagtttgcgGTGA
- the SELENOH gene encoding selenoprotein H, which yields MAPRGRKRGAQQQPPATEAPEPAGAPQKRARAQGDSSPGGTGPRVVIEHCKSURVFGRNAAAVSEALRGAVAHLPVDINPRQPRRNSFEVSLVKEDGSTVELWSGIGKGPPRKLKFPQPEAVVEALKSSLA from the exons ATGGCTCCCCGCGGGAGGAAGCGCGGGGCCCAGCAGCAGCCGCCGGCGACCGAGGCACCGGAGCCGGCCGGAGCCCCGCAGAAACGGGCCCGTGCCCAGGGCGACAGCAGCCCGGGGGGCACCGGCCCCCGCGTCGTCATCGAGCACTG CAAGAGCTGACGAGTGTTCGGGCGCAACGCGGCGGCGGTGAGCGAGGCCCTGCGCGGGGCCGTGGCCCACCTCCCCGTGGACATCAACCCCCGGCAGCCGCGCAGGAACAGCTTCGAGGTGTCCCTGGTGAAGGAGGACGGCAGCA CCGTGGAGCTGTGGAGCGGCATTGGGAAGGGTCCCCCCCGCAAGCTCAAGTTCCCCCAACCGGAGGCCGTGGTGGAAGCCCTGAAGAGCAGTTTGGCGTAG
- the TMX2 gene encoding thioredoxin-related transmembrane protein 2, with amino-acid sequence MAVLAPLLALLYSVPGLCRWLARPYYPLSALLATAFLLVRKVPPLCQGLPSQREDGNPCDFDWREVEILMFLSAIVMMKNRRSITVEQHIGNIFMFSKVANAILFFRLDIRMGLLYLTLCIVFLMTCKPPLYMGPEYIKYFSDKTIDEELDRDKRVTWIVEFFANWSSECQSFAPIFADLSLKYNCSGLHFGKVDVGRYTDVSTRYKVSTSPLTKQLPTLILFQGGTETMRRPQIDKKGRAVSWTFSEENVIREFNLNELYQKAKKQAKPREEGPEEPPGRPDGETKKDK; translated from the exons ATGGCGGTGCTAGCGCCGCTGCTGGCGCTGCTGTACTCGGTGCCGGGGCTGTGCCGCTGGCTGGCGCGTCCCTACTACCCGCTCTCCGCCCTGCTCGCCACTGCCTTCCTGCTCGTCCGCAAGGTCCCGCCGCTCTGCCAAGGCCTGCCGTCCCAGCGGGAGGACGGCAACCCCTGCGACTTCGACTGG CGGGAGGTGGAGATCCTCATGTTCCTCAGCGCTATAGTGATGATGAAGAACCGACGCTCCA tCACCGTGGAGCAGCACATCGGGAACATCTTCATGTTCAGCAAAGTGGCAAACGCCATCCTCTTCTTCCGCCTTGACATCCGCATGGGCCTCCTCTACCTCACGCTCTGCATAG TGTTCCTGATGACCTGCAAGCCCCCCCTCTACATGGGCCCTGAGTACATCAAGTATTTCAGTGACAAGACCATAGAT GAGGAGCTGGACCGGGACAAGCGGGTGACCTGGATCGTTGAGTTCTTCGCCAACTGGTCCAGCGAGTGCCAGTCCTTTGCCCCCATCTTCGCTGACCTCTCTCTCAA GTACAACTGCTCGGGGCTGCACTTCGGGAAGGTGGATGTCGGTCGGTACACGGACGTCAGCACCAG GTACAAGGTCAGCACCTCGCCCCTCACCAAGCAGCTGCCCACCCTCATCCTCTTCCAGGGCGGGACAGAGACCATGCGCCGGCCCCAGATCGACAAGAAGGGCCGGGCCGTGTCCTGGACCTTCTCCGAG GAGAACGTGATCCGGGAGTTCAACCTTAACGAGCTCTACCAGAAGGCCAAGAAACAGGCGAAGCCACGGGAGGAGGGGCCTGAGGAGCCCCCCGGCCGCCCCGACGGGGAGACCAAGAAGGACAAGTAG